In Setaria viridis chromosome 5, Setaria_viridis_v4.0, whole genome shotgun sequence, the genomic stretch GAAAGAATGTCCGTATGTTAACTAGTATTCCACTCCCTGTCTCAACTTACACATTATAATCTTTGATAACAATATTAGACAGTGTTAAGGAAAGAATATGATCATTTCTtatgttttcttcctttttgtatAATCTTCACAGGTAGGTATGGCAGCTACCCTTGCTGGTGTATGCAAGGTGCCTCTGACATCAGTCCTCCTACTTTTTGAGCTTACACATGACTATCGCATAGTTCTACCTCTGCTTGGGGCTGTTGGGGTATCATCTTGGATTGCTTCTCCTCAAAGGTTCTCTAAAAGCATCAGGAGTAAGCTGGATTCTCTGGAGGAGAAATCAAGTATTGCTCAACAGACAGACAGCATGCCCACTGAAAACAAACAAGTCAATTCCATGGATATAGCTGATTCATCTCAAGAATTATGTAAAGTTGAAAGCTCCctttgtgtatatgatgcaAACAATGATAATATGTTCGAGAATCTTACTGTTGCAGAGGCCATGAAAACTAACTATTTTTCTGTCTCAATGACAACCCCGTTAGTTGAGGCACTGGATCTTATGGTTGCAGAGAAGCAGCCCTTTGTTATGGTAACTGAGAGTAACTCATCTGTAATATGCTTGCTAGCACTAAAAAATATCCAAGATTTCTGCAGAGCTGCAAAAACTACAAGGGCACAAGCTGAGGTGAGATGTGATTTGGAGTTTTCCATAGTACATAGGTTATGCAAGCTGTCCAGTTCTATAGATCTTTTCGCAATGATGATGCATTGTCGTTTTACTTATGAACCTTCACCGGTTTTGTTAGATATAACCAACTTACACAGTAATTGCATCCATGCCAATTCTGGATTGTAGCTAGCATCTAGTTGGGAGTTGAGCATTCTAAGCCACATTACGACCCAGATGCACCAACCAAATACCTATGGAATAAATTATAGCTGATACATATGTTTTATATTCAGAAGTATCAAACAAAAAATCCCAAGTTTGGTTAGTTTTTGGGAGCACGATGATCTTTGGTCTCTCCTAGTTTCTCTAGTTTATGCATACTTCCaagtttttcttaaaaaaatagaatggATTTCTTGTTTGTTTGGTGACATCAAATGGTGAGTTAGAGGATATCTAAGTTTAGGTAACATTTATCGCCAGATGGTCATATTTGCTAACATCTTGGTAGCTTGCTCAATCTTGGTGCAGGTAAAGGAATTCCTGGTATGTCATGTTTACCAAGCAGGGAAGTGTAAATCATGCTCTGTGACTCCTCAGATGCCACTTACTGCTGCAGAGAAGATTATGGATTCTCATGGTGTGGATCACCTTCCTGTAGTCTCTGAACATGCTAATCTTCAGGACAGTGGACTTTTGATAGGTTTTGTAGACAGAGAATGCATCGCCATTGCTCGAAGGTAATTGTAGAATTCTTCTAAATTGAACATTGTATTGCTTGTATTCCAATTGCCAGTTTATACTCAGTGTTCCTATGTCTTCTGTGTTGTGTTCTCATTCAGAGCCATGGCAGTGAAAGAATTTTTCATTTCTACATATGAGATCAGAAAGGAAGAGAGACCTAGCACGGAAGGGAGATGACACAATTCAGGAAGACTTGTTACTTTGCAAGCTGTATGATATTTTTTAGCTTGGATAATGGCTGGTGAAGCAAGCAAACCTGGCCTGAGTTCATGTGGCATCTATTCTATAACTGGTGAAGACTCAAGAGCTAAGGCTTTATCACGTTGGTTTGCTAACTTCAGAGTGTGATTCAGATGTGTGGTTAAGGAGGGCCTCTATTTTTCTGAAAGCATCTCCCTTACCACCTTCTGTGTGTGCAGACATGAGTTTTTGTCACACGTGTGCTGCAAATTCCCGATCATTGTATCTTTGCAATTGATAAATTTGAACAATGAGATGCTGGGAAGTGGAAAGATTAGCAACAAGGTTAGGCTTTGTTACATTTCTATTCTTCTTTCCACTTTTTGAATAAGAACATAAATCAGAAATACTGGAGAGGTTGAAAAGCATTCACGTTCTTGATTTGCTGTCTATATCCTGTTCTCAGTGAGCCATTGGTTGTGCTCTTGTGCAATTACACGAGGTAAAATGGAAACCACAAAATGCGGTGCTATGGTCAAAATTAATACAGACCGACGGACTTACTATATAATTGAATATACAATTTTTTGCAAATTAAATTAGAATACTCGAAGTACAAGAAATTGCTGGTTCAATAGTTAAAACGTATGACCAGTGATGGTCTTAAAATCAACTCGACTCTGTAGGCTTTCTAAAGCGACATTTCAATTACATTTATTTTCCTGGCAAGTTGAGGGCAAGCTGCTGCCGTATGAATGGGAGAACTTTTTTGTTCCGCATGGTTGAATAAGAGTTGCAGAGTCTGAACTGTCAGGGGATTGCAGTCCAGTCCAACCTTGTTACAATTATTATCTCCGGAGAAATGTAGCTAATCATATTACGTGCGAATGCCGTGGAGTCGAAGAATAAACATGCAGCTGATTCGTTCCATACGTACGAATAAGAAAAATGAAGCAACACGAAAGGGACATGATGATACGTACAGTTTATATCACTATCAGGATTACAATTTTTTTCACAAAGAAATAGTGCTGCAGGACATACATGTCATCAAGTTCTGGTTAGTACTACACAGGCGAGTACTCTAAAGCTACCAGAACAAAAGAAAGATTCAAGTTAGAATGTTCAGAATGATTCAGCAAAAGTGGCCATCAGTACGTCGCCTAAACTTTAAGTACATGCGCGACCAGGCGATTGATTTCCTATGATGGAATCCAAGCATAAAACCACTTTGCATTGCCATAAGAGAACTGGGAAGAACAGTGCACAACGCGATCCATTTTGTACGAACACAAATACAAAACTTGAACTCTGCGATCTCTGATCATGCATGTATCCTATAACATGCTATCACGACAAGACCGAAGCTACTACCAGAGTAGCAGGTAGCAGCAACCAGCAAGAAGCTAACAGTAACTGGAGGGAGTATAGTTTGCATAGCCAGAGCTTGCTTGCACGCCCGCCAGGCCGAAGCTCGTCAGCGGCGCCGGcccttgccgccggcgccgcgggccgGCAGCTGCTTGTCCTTGCCGAAGATGCTGCAGAAGCCGCAGGCGGCGACGCGCGGGGACGGCGGGTCCAGCGCCGGCTGCACGTGGCCGGTCCTGTACCCGCCGTGGCCGCTGGATCCGCTCCGCCGCTGCTGTTgccgcgcggccggcgcctCCTTATTGGCGCTCCGGGCCGGCCTGGCGAGCTCCCCCGACGCCGACTGGTGCTTGTCCTCCCACACCGTCCCCGACGACCCCGACCGCCGGAACGTCTCGCTCGACCGCTGCAGCCCCGCCAtggacgcgcgcgcgcgggcggctgAGCAGTGCGTGCCTCTTCCTCCCACCGGGCCGGCTCGTGTGACCTTTTCTGCTCGTTGTTGCCGTCCCGTCCTCGCGGCGTCCGGTGCGGCGCCTATATACGACTGCACGCGCGGACGGGAGCTGGAGGAGTCAAATCAATCATGTGCGTCAGTGCGGGTGTGTACGGCAGGGGAGAACGCAATGGCCGTCCCTTCTCGCTCCGAGAGAGGCTGTGTTGGGCCGTGAACTGAGATCAGGACTGCGGGCgcattaagggggtgtttggttcaagcgacttatttttagcatttggaatgtttagatactaattaggagtattaaatgtagattatttataaaactcattacacaaatggaggctaaacggcgagacgaatctattaagtctaattgatccatcattagtaaatgtttactgtagcagcacactgtcaaatcatgaactaattaggtttaatagattcgtctcgccgtttagcctacatctgtgcaattagttttataattaactcatatttaatcctcctattagcctccgaatatttgatgtgacacggactaaactttagctcgagaaaacaaacaccccctaaattaaaaaatgaaaagaaatgatTATTGGACTTGGACCGCAGAAACGAGATAAGGGTAGGAAGGATCAATGGAGCTGAAGCCTGAAGCTGAAGGAATGTGGCTTAAGTTTCCGCTTCGCCTGCGGCTGACCGACCTGCAATGGACTGACTGAACTGAACAGGTGGAGACGCGTTCAGGAGATGTGTGACTGTGGCCTGCTTCTCTCGCGCAAGCTTGCATTGGGTTGCTTAGCCTCATCAAGTTCCTGAGTCATGGCTACTACTCAACTCAGGTGGACTTTGAATTGGTTTATCATCTTCAGGAGGAGCCGGTCGTGATGGTTTCTGCTTATTCAAACCGCGCATGTACGGCATTAGTTGCCTCTCCTTATAGTTTAtccttttaagaaaaaaaaacaaatgcttACTTGATGACTGAAGTTGTGGTATGGAATGATTGATACATGCAAAGACGAGCGTGACACTGATTGCTACAGTAAATGCCACGACAAGCGGGCGAACTTCGGGAAGAGTATAGGAGCGTCAGAATGGAATAATCGTGCTTACGCAACAACACTAATCACATACGTAGGCATGACGCCAATTGGAAGCCTTaaattgattttcatttttCGCATTGTTTGTTTGAATCGTTGCATGCTGTCTAAGCGCGGGCACCACCGTAGGACGTGAAATCGGCGGCAGGAATAGGATCCGCGATTTCCCGCTCCGGACTGCCTTGCGTAAAGCGTCAGAACTGAACACACAGAAATCGCACTTTggtcgttttttttttttttggggggggggggggggggggggtggatgAAGGAATTGTGCGTTGGGGAAAAAATTGCACGTTGTTGGACTCTCCGGAGGCCCCAGCACGGCCCGCTGCCATGTTGTACTTCGGTGGCATGACAAGAGGGCCTTTTTTCAGTCCAAATGAGGCCCAATCTTTTTCCTAAATTGGAACACCAATATCCAACAACATCCACATGAACTGTGTCGGGCCCCAACCCAAAGATCGTGCGCTCCCTGTGTCACGCCCACACGCAGCAGCTCCCGAAATTGCAGATCCCCGCACCTGCCGCCGGCCGGACTCAAACCCGTTCAACTCTCCTGCGAATCCAAATGGAAACGATACAAGTATACAACGAGATGGCGACAGATACCACCAGCGCCAAAACAATCACGACGAGCAGAGCAGCACGACCACCAGTTCACCACTGATTTGGGAAAACAATCCTTTGCTCACCAGCTCGTGCGCATCATCGTTCGTGCACGCGCTTTGCGACCTAGTAGCCACCATATGCCGCCTACCGCCTGCACTCCCGGGCGTCAGCATCCACATCAACTCCACCCGCGCACGCACTTCTCTGCCTCCTTCCTTCCTGTATATATTGCACACGACCTGCGATCGCTCAACGACACAACCCAAGACAAGGAACCAAGAACAGTTAGCGTATCAGTCCACGTCGTGCAATCTGATCGGCGACCCGATGGCTTCATCAGCTGTTCGTTCGCTTGTGCTCCTGCTGACGATCGCGgcggccatcgccggcgccctCTCGGACCCGACGCCGCTCCAGGACTTCTGCGTGGCGGACCTGCAGGCCGCGACGCCGGTCGACGGGTTCGTGTGCAAGCCGCCGGCGtccgtggaggacgacgacttCTTCTCCcgtgccatcgccgccgcgggcaGCACCAGCAACCCGTTCGGTGTCAACTCCACGCGCGCCACCGTGTCCACGTTCCCGGGCCTCAACACGCTGGGCGTCTCCATCACGCGCGTCGACCTCGCGCCGGGCGGGCTCAACCCGCCGCACTCGCACCCGCGCGCATCCGAGCTCGTCATGGTACTCAAGGGCGAGGTCATGGTCGGGTTCACGACCGCGGTCAACCGCCTCTTCTCAAAGGTGGTCAGGGAGAACGAGCTCTTCGTCGTGCCCCGCGGGCTGCAGCACTTCCAGCTcaacgccggcgccggggacgcgGTGTTCGTGGCCATGTTCGACAGCCAGTCGCCCGGATTGGTCACGCCCACGTTCGCCATGTTCGCGACCAAGCCGGCCATGCCGATGGAGGTGCTCACCAAGACGTTCCTCATGGGCGAGGACGAGGTCAGCGCCATGAAATCCAAGTTCGCCGCCTTCTGATCACATTCAATATCACCAGGCCAGCAGCAGCTCATCTGCTAATTTATCCCATTCAGTCACGTCAGTACATGTATTCATTTGTTTTTCTTaaataattttcttttcttttctaaatTCGGTTTTTATATGTATTTGTGTTTCCGCCAAATTAAGTGTAACCCGAATGTAAATGTGAGGAGTGTGTCAATATACTACTGCCGTGCCCCGTGAGCACCAAAcgattatatataaaaaaggcaACAGCTACCTTCAACGTGCGCGCGCCCCTGGTCTTGCACGCTAGGTACGGGCCGGAGCTGGAGGCCTGGAgctcccaccggccaccgcaGGCCAACCCTGGCCAGTAGCAGTAGCACTGCAGCAGCCGACAGACGGAAGAAAAAGAGCTTCAAAACAAGAGTTGCCAGATCAATAGATCATCGACTCCACTGACTGAGGAATTATCACAGGCGCCTCTAGCTCCATCTCTTGCTTCCAATCAGTACGTTCCAGTGACTAATCTATAAATTACCTCCTTGGTGCTTACTTCCCCCGGTCACAAATAGAAGATATCAACATGATGTCTAACTTGACATTTTAATTGATACTAGCAACTATGCCCGTGAAATGCAACGGGAGAAAACATTGCTCgcctcgccgtcgtccgcccCGACCGCGCCGTCACCCCGCTGCCCCGCAGCTCCCCGACCTCGCCGTCGTCCCCGTCGTGCCCGCGCCGCCCTAACCTCGCCCGCCGTCGTCCATGCCTCCCGAACCTCACCATCGTCTGCCCCGGCCTCGCCGTCGTCTGCCTACCTCGCCTTCCCCGGCCGCGCCGTCGTTCCCATCGCGCACGCGCCACCCCGACCTCGCCCGCCGTCGTCCGCGCCTCCCCAGCCTCGCCGTCATCCCCGCCTC encodes the following:
- the LOC117857789 gene encoding uncharacterized protein At1g15400, which translates into the protein MAGLQRSSETFRRSGSSGTVWEDKHQSASGELARPARSANKEAPAARQQQRRSGSSGHGGYRTGHVQPALDPPSPRVAACGFCSIFGKDKQLPARGAGGKGRRR
- the LOC117859276 gene encoding germin-like protein 1-2: MASSAVRSLVLLLTIAAAIAGALSDPTPLQDFCVADLQAATPVDGFVCKPPASVEDDDFFSRAIAAAGSTSNPFGVNSTRATVSTFPGLNTLGVSITRVDLAPGGLNPPHSHPRASELVMVLKGEVMVGFTTAVNRLFSKVVRENELFVVPRGLQHFQLNAGAGDAVFVAMFDSQSPGLVTPTFAMFATKPAMPMEVLTKTFLMGEDEVSAMKSKFAAF